Proteins encoded by one window of Salvia splendens isolate huo1 chromosome 7, SspV2, whole genome shotgun sequence:
- the LOC121741070 gene encoding structural maintenance of chromosomes protein 6A-like → MEPSSLFPDDPSRRSKRPQAGIISRIHHENFMCHSNLDIDFGDFVNFITGQNGSGKSAILTALCVAFGCRARGTQRANTLKDFIKTSCSSALVQVEIKNQGEDAFKHELYGDVIIVERKVTESASGGITSRNNQGRKIGTKKEDLRELVDYFNVSTTNFFNAFFDS, encoded by the exons ATGGAGCCCTCCTCTCTCTTCCCCGACGACCCCTCTCGCAGGTCGAAACGCCCGCAAGCCGGTATAATCTCTAGAATCCATCACGAGAACTTCATGTGCCACAGCAATCTCGACATCGACTTCGGAGACTTTGTTAACTTCATCACCGGTCAAAATGGGA GTGGAAAGAGCGCAATATTAACGGCACTTTGTGTAGCATTCGGGTGCCGAGCTCGTGGTACGCAGAGAGCGAATACTCTTAAGGATTTTATCAAAACTAGCTGCag CTCTGCACTTGTTCAAGTTGAGATAAAAAATCAAGGTGAAGATGCTTTTAAGCATGAATTGTATGGAGATGTCATCATTGTGGAGCGTAAAGTTACAGAATCAGCTAGTGGAGGCATCACATCAAGAAACAATCAAG GTAGGAAAATTGGCACCAAGAAAGAGGATCTTCGTGAGCTTGTAGATTACTTTAATGTCAGTACTACAAACTTTTTCAATGCATTTTTTGATTCATGA
- the LOC121811681 gene encoding U-box domain-containing protein 62-like isoform X2, whose amino-acid sequence MASEKLGLVPSQQILNQHPQLVFPEPFACTPPPPHRRPSAAADPAPKAATRELTASFLDHHHYFNPQPSQFRHQWNASSRSSGGDAAEPGDVDDDNDDEEDNDGDDEEEEEEEEVGNDVENIVTVAKACDSNQKDRYSANSNSHKMKHISSLGFKDANMGQSGKYYSQYLNGAEGPSTSSGQKEIPTAENGCGFSGSKEGSYLSESGDSLRATLLDPLTGTLMEEAMILPCGHSFGSDGIQQVVRMKACYTCSQPVSEDRITPNLSLRVAVQAFIREEESHVNYVLKRRRERYDLKGTFVDSMLTYQPRAKGVQFPFSAMDRVIIKGNKRTPQRFVGREAIVTNQCLNGWYVVKTLDNAESVKLQYRSLAKVSESPSSKPLPTKATPSWL is encoded by the exons ATGGCCTCTGAAAAGTTGGGACTAGTCCCCTCCCAACAAATTCTCAACCAGCATCCCCAGCTAGTCTTCCCAGAACCTTTCGCCTGcactcctccgccgccgcatcGCCGTCCCTCCGCCGCTGCTGATCCCGCTCCAAAAGCTGCCACCCGAGAGCTCACCGCCTCCTTCCTCGATCACCACCACTATTTCAACCCTCAGCCGTCCCAATTCCGCCACCAATGGAATGCCAGCAGCCGCAGCTCTGGCGGCGACGCGGCGGAGCCTGGTGATGTGGACGACGACAACGATGACGAAGAAGACAACGACggggatgatgaggaggaggaggaggaggaagaagttgGAAATGATGTGGAGAATATTGTTACTGTCGCTAAAGCATGTGACAGCAATCAGAAAGATAGGTATAGTGCTAACAGTAATAGTCACAAGATGAAACACATTTCATCACTAG GTTTCAAAGATGCAAATATGGGACAGTCTGGAAAATACTACTCGCAGTATTTGAATGGGGCAGAGGGTCCCAGCACTTCATCGGGGCAGAAGGAGATTCCAACCGCGGAGAATGGTTGTGGATTTAGCGGAAGTAAGGAGGGCTCATATCTAAGTGAATCGGGGGATTCCTTGAGGGCTACTTTATTGGACCCGCTAAC CGGGACACTTATGGAAGAAGCTATGATATTACCTTGTGGGCATTCCTTCGGCAGTGATGGAATACAACAAGTTGTTAGAATG AAAGCTTGCTATACATGCTCGCAACCAGTGTCAGAGGACAGAATTACGCCAAACCTCT CTCTACGCGTAGCTGTTCAGGCTTTCATTAGGGAAGAAGAATCACATGTTAATTATGTGCtgaaaagaagaagagaaagataTGATCTG AAGGGGACATTTGTTGATTCTATGCTCACATATCAGCCAAGGGCAAAAGGTGTCCAGTTCCCGTTTTCCGCTATGGATCGAGTTATAATAAAG GGTAACAAGAGAACACCTCAACGATTTGTGGGGCGTGAGGCAATTGTTACCAATCAGTGCTTGAATGGATG GTATGTGGTGAAGACTTTGGATAATGCAGAAAGCGTGAAGCTTCAATATCGCTCGCTAGCTAAAGTTTCAGAGAGTCCATCTTCAAAGCCACTACCAACGAAGGCGACACCTAGCTGGTTGTAG
- the LOC121811681 gene encoding U-box domain-containing protein 62-like isoform X3: MASEKLGLVPSQQILNQHPQLVFPEPFACTPPPPHRRPSAAADPAPKAATRELTASFLDHHHYFNPQPSQFRHQWNASSRSSGGDAAEPGDVDDDNDDEEDNDGDDEEEEEEEEVGNDVENIVTVAKACDSNQKDRYSANSNSHKMKHISSLGFKDANMGQSGKYYSQYLNGAEGPSTSSGQKEIPTAENGCGFSGSKEGSYLSESGDSLRATLLDPLTGTLMEEAMILPCGHSFGSDGIQQVVRMKACYTCSQPVSEDRITPNLSLRVAVQAFIREEESHVNYVLKRRRERYDLQKGTFVDSMLTYQPRAKGVQFPFSAMDRVIIKGNKRTPQRFVGREAIVTNQCLNGWLSESVLSIHALNFYEG, from the exons ATGGCCTCTGAAAAGTTGGGACTAGTCCCCTCCCAACAAATTCTCAACCAGCATCCCCAGCTAGTCTTCCCAGAACCTTTCGCCTGcactcctccgccgccgcatcGCCGTCCCTCCGCCGCTGCTGATCCCGCTCCAAAAGCTGCCACCCGAGAGCTCACCGCCTCCTTCCTCGATCACCACCACTATTTCAACCCTCAGCCGTCCCAATTCCGCCACCAATGGAATGCCAGCAGCCGCAGCTCTGGCGGCGACGCGGCGGAGCCTGGTGATGTGGACGACGACAACGATGACGAAGAAGACAACGACggggatgatgaggaggaggaggaggaggaagaagttgGAAATGATGTGGAGAATATTGTTACTGTCGCTAAAGCATGTGACAGCAATCAGAAAGATAGGTATAGTGCTAACAGTAATAGTCACAAGATGAAACACATTTCATCACTAG GTTTCAAAGATGCAAATATGGGACAGTCTGGAAAATACTACTCGCAGTATTTGAATGGGGCAGAGGGTCCCAGCACTTCATCGGGGCAGAAGGAGATTCCAACCGCGGAGAATGGTTGTGGATTTAGCGGAAGTAAGGAGGGCTCATATCTAAGTGAATCGGGGGATTCCTTGAGGGCTACTTTATTGGACCCGCTAAC CGGGACACTTATGGAAGAAGCTATGATATTACCTTGTGGGCATTCCTTCGGCAGTGATGGAATACAACAAGTTGTTAGAATG AAAGCTTGCTATACATGCTCGCAACCAGTGTCAGAGGACAGAATTACGCCAAACCTCT CTCTACGCGTAGCTGTTCAGGCTTTCATTAGGGAAGAAGAATCACATGTTAATTATGTGCtgaaaagaagaagagaaagataTGATCTG CAGAAGGGGACATTTGTTGATTCTATGCTCACATATCAGCCAAGGGCAAAAGGTGTCCAGTTCCCGTTTTCCGCTATGGATCGAGTTATAATAAAG GGTAACAAGAGAACACCTCAACGATTTGTGGGGCGTGAGGCAATTGTTACCAATCAGTGCTTGAATGGATG GCTGTCAGAGAGCGTTTTGAGTATTCATGCTCTAAATTTCTATGAGGGATGA
- the LOC121811681 gene encoding U-box domain-containing protein 62-like isoform X1: MASEKLGLVPSQQILNQHPQLVFPEPFACTPPPPHRRPSAAADPAPKAATRELTASFLDHHHYFNPQPSQFRHQWNASSRSSGGDAAEPGDVDDDNDDEEDNDGDDEEEEEEEEVGNDVENIVTVAKACDSNQKDRYSANSNSHKMKHISSLGFKDANMGQSGKYYSQYLNGAEGPSTSSGQKEIPTAENGCGFSGSKEGSYLSESGDSLRATLLDPLTGTLMEEAMILPCGHSFGSDGIQQVVRMKACYTCSQPVSEDRITPNLSLRVAVQAFIREEESHVNYVLKRRRERYDLQKGTFVDSMLTYQPRAKGVQFPFSAMDRVIIKGNKRTPQRFVGREAIVTNQCLNGWYVVKTLDNAESVKLQYRSLAKVSESPSSKPLPTKATPSWL, encoded by the exons ATGGCCTCTGAAAAGTTGGGACTAGTCCCCTCCCAACAAATTCTCAACCAGCATCCCCAGCTAGTCTTCCCAGAACCTTTCGCCTGcactcctccgccgccgcatcGCCGTCCCTCCGCCGCTGCTGATCCCGCTCCAAAAGCTGCCACCCGAGAGCTCACCGCCTCCTTCCTCGATCACCACCACTATTTCAACCCTCAGCCGTCCCAATTCCGCCACCAATGGAATGCCAGCAGCCGCAGCTCTGGCGGCGACGCGGCGGAGCCTGGTGATGTGGACGACGACAACGATGACGAAGAAGACAACGACggggatgatgaggaggaggaggaggaggaagaagttgGAAATGATGTGGAGAATATTGTTACTGTCGCTAAAGCATGTGACAGCAATCAGAAAGATAGGTATAGTGCTAACAGTAATAGTCACAAGATGAAACACATTTCATCACTAG GTTTCAAAGATGCAAATATGGGACAGTCTGGAAAATACTACTCGCAGTATTTGAATGGGGCAGAGGGTCCCAGCACTTCATCGGGGCAGAAGGAGATTCCAACCGCGGAGAATGGTTGTGGATTTAGCGGAAGTAAGGAGGGCTCATATCTAAGTGAATCGGGGGATTCCTTGAGGGCTACTTTATTGGACCCGCTAAC CGGGACACTTATGGAAGAAGCTATGATATTACCTTGTGGGCATTCCTTCGGCAGTGATGGAATACAACAAGTTGTTAGAATG AAAGCTTGCTATACATGCTCGCAACCAGTGTCAGAGGACAGAATTACGCCAAACCTCT CTCTACGCGTAGCTGTTCAGGCTTTCATTAGGGAAGAAGAATCACATGTTAATTATGTGCtgaaaagaagaagagaaagataTGATCTG CAGAAGGGGACATTTGTTGATTCTATGCTCACATATCAGCCAAGGGCAAAAGGTGTCCAGTTCCCGTTTTCCGCTATGGATCGAGTTATAATAAAG GGTAACAAGAGAACACCTCAACGATTTGTGGGGCGTGAGGCAATTGTTACCAATCAGTGCTTGAATGGATG GTATGTGGTGAAGACTTTGGATAATGCAGAAAGCGTGAAGCTTCAATATCGCTCGCTAGCTAAAGTTTCAGAGAGTCCATCTTCAAAGCCACTACCAACGAAGGCGACACCTAGCTGGTTGTAG